In a genomic window of Arthrobacter woluwensis:
- a CDS encoding GntR family transcriptional regulator gives MSTPGVTAVNPVSDLPLAPIAPKPNLRESVTESLRAAIIAGSLEEGTLYSAPALGAVFGVSATPVREAMMDLAREGLVETVKNKGFRVLGVSEEELDEITEIRLMIEAPTVGKLPGRIPESAFPRLRTLAAAIVTAAEEGDLTAYLVNDRTFHSELLSFYGNSQLEDLATRLRMRTRMYGLRTLSDNHQLSSSAKEHDELLDLIHAGDAAGAEALMRRHLGHTRGLWATGHQESGQQDSGPHEADPHDTSRPPAP, from the coding sequence ATGAGCACCCCAGGAGTGACAGCCGTGAACCCCGTGTCTGATCTTCCCCTCGCCCCGATCGCCCCCAAGCCGAACCTGCGGGAGAGCGTGACGGAGTCCCTGCGCGCGGCCATCATCGCCGGCAGCCTGGAGGAGGGGACCCTGTACTCCGCGCCCGCGCTGGGCGCCGTGTTCGGGGTGTCCGCCACCCCCGTCCGGGAGGCCATGATGGACCTCGCCCGCGAGGGTCTCGTGGAGACCGTGAAGAACAAGGGTTTCCGCGTCCTCGGGGTGAGCGAGGAGGAGCTGGACGAGATCACCGAGATCCGCCTCATGATCGAGGCGCCGACGGTCGGGAAGCTCCCCGGCCGGATCCCGGAGAGCGCGTTCCCCCGCCTGCGGACGCTGGCCGCCGCCATCGTCACCGCGGCGGAGGAGGGCGATCTGACGGCGTACCTCGTCAACGACCGCACCTTCCACAGCGAGCTACTCAGCTTCTACGGCAACAGCCAGCTGGAGGACCTCGCCACCCGGCTCCGCATGCGGACCCGGATGTACGGGCTGAGGACCCTCAGCGACAACCACCAGCTGTCCAGCTCCGCCAAGGAGCACGACGAACTCCTGGACCTCATCCACGCCGGCGACGCCGCGGGGGCGGAAGCACTCATGCGCCGCCACCTCGGGCACACCCGCGGTCTCTGGGCCACGGGACATCAGGAATCCGGCCAGCAAGATTCCGGTCCGCACGAGGCCGACCCGCACGACACCAGCCGGCCACCGGCACCCTAA
- a CDS encoding amino acid ABC transporter ATP-binding protein → MAKSTPTEAHRVPRLGIQLENIRKHYGDHVVLDDVSLDVEPGTVTALIGPSGAGKSTFLRCINLLEQPDGGTIRVAGHTIEPGKNIAPKDLARLRSAVGMVFQSFNLFPHMTALKNISFPQQRVLGRSKEEADERAMQLLERVGLKDKANQHPGRCSGGQQQRIAIARALALDPSIMLFDEPTSALDPEVGLEVLAVMRELAADGMTMVVVTHEMQFARDVSDTLVVMADCKIIEQGDPRAIMSDPQEARTRRFLRAVLER, encoded by the coding sequence ATGGCGAAATCAACCCCCACCGAAGCGCACCGGGTGCCACGGCTCGGCATCCAGCTGGAGAACATCAGGAAGCACTACGGCGACCATGTGGTCCTGGACGATGTGTCCCTGGATGTGGAACCCGGCACCGTCACCGCATTGATCGGCCCCTCCGGCGCCGGGAAGAGCACCTTCCTCCGGTGCATCAACCTGCTGGAGCAGCCCGACGGCGGCACCATCCGGGTGGCCGGTCACACGATCGAACCCGGGAAGAACATCGCCCCCAAGGACCTGGCCCGCCTGCGCAGCGCCGTCGGCATGGTCTTCCAGTCCTTCAACCTCTTCCCGCACATGACGGCGCTGAAGAACATCAGTTTCCCGCAGCAGCGGGTGCTGGGCCGCAGCAAGGAGGAGGCCGACGAGCGGGCCATGCAGCTGCTCGAACGCGTGGGTCTCAAGGACAAGGCGAACCAGCACCCCGGCCGTTGCTCCGGCGGCCAGCAGCAGCGCATCGCCATCGCCAGGGCCCTCGCCCTGGACCCGTCGATCATGCTCTTCGACGAGCCCACCTCCGCCCTGGACCCCGAAGTCGGCCTGGAAGTGCTGGCCGTCATGCGGGAGCTCGCGGCGGACGGCATGACCATGGTGGTGGTGACGCACGAGATGCAGTTCGCCCGGGACGTCTCCGACACCCTCGTGGTCATGGCGGACTGCAAGATCATCGAACAGGGCGATCCGCGCGCCATCATGAGCGACCCGCAGGAGGCGCGCACCCGCCGCTTCCTGCGCGCCGTCCTGGAGCGCTGA
- a CDS encoding proline racemase family protein, whose protein sequence is MRTKRVFHAVDSHTEGMPTRVITGGVGTIPGTTMADKRLWFMENSDWIRTLLMYEPRGHASMSGAILQPSTRPDADFGVLYIEVSGLLPMCGHGTIGVATVLVETGMVEVVEPVTTVRLDTPAGLVIAEVAVKDGHAESVTLRNVPSFVDRLDATVDVPGYGAVPYDLAFGGNFYAIVKLEDLGLPFKRERKDDLLKAGLAIMDAINASDEPVHPERPDIRACHHVYLQAPGSTAEHSRHAMAIHPGWFDRSPCGTGTSARMAQLHARGELALNTDFVNESYIGSQFIGRLVAETEVGGRPAVVPTVTGRAWITGTAQYFLDPSDPFQEGFLL, encoded by the coding sequence ATGCGGACCAAGCGCGTCTTTCATGCCGTCGACTCACACACCGAGGGCATGCCCACCCGGGTGATCACGGGCGGCGTCGGGACCATCCCGGGCACCACGATGGCGGACAAGCGCCTCTGGTTCATGGAGAACAGCGACTGGATCCGCACGCTCCTCATGTACGAACCCCGGGGTCATGCCTCGATGAGCGGCGCGATCCTGCAGCCCTCCACCCGTCCCGACGCGGACTTCGGCGTCCTCTACATCGAGGTGTCGGGGCTGCTGCCCATGTGCGGACACGGAACGATCGGCGTCGCGACCGTGCTCGTGGAGACGGGCATGGTCGAGGTGGTCGAGCCGGTGACGACGGTGCGGCTGGACACCCCAGCCGGACTGGTCATCGCGGAGGTGGCCGTGAAGGACGGGCACGCCGAGTCGGTGACGCTCCGCAATGTGCCGTCCTTCGTGGACCGGCTCGACGCCACCGTCGACGTCCCGGGCTACGGCGCCGTGCCGTACGACCTGGCGTTCGGCGGGAACTTCTACGCGATCGTGAAGCTGGAGGACCTCGGGCTGCCCTTCAAACGGGAGCGCAAGGACGATCTGCTGAAGGCGGGTCTCGCGATCATGGACGCCATCAACGCCTCGGACGAGCCGGTGCACCCGGAACGTCCGGACATCCGCGCCTGTCACCACGTGTACCTTCAGGCGCCGGGATCCACCGCGGAGCACTCCCGCCACGCCATGGCCATCCACCCGGGCTGGTTCGACCGCTCGCCGTGCGGCACCGGCACCAGCGCCCGGATGGCGCAGCTGCACGCTCGCGGCGAACTCGCTCTGAACACGGACTTCGTCAACGAGTCCTACATCGGCTCGCAGTTCATCGGACGTCTCGTGGCCGAGACCGAGGTGGGCGGCCGCCCGGCCGTGGTCCCCACCGTGACGGGCCGCGCCTGGATCACGGGGACCGCGCAGTACTTCCTCGACCCGAGCGATCCGTTCCAGGAGGGGTTCCTCCTATGA
- a CDS encoding substrate-binding periplasmic protein, translating to MKIQKLKRPGALAAVVLLAGVGLTACGSSGSTTASADCTPKHQGVTTVASGKLTVGVIDIPPFSSYNSGKPNGIDISIVDKIAKDECLTPVYQQATYADAVQSISGGSIDLAVGTIDATEKRLKAVDFSASTYLDGMGIATKTGAKTVADLEKMNKVGTIDGYLWVEDLKKILGDKLVTYPSSVELKADFDAGRLDADVDAYGVQVLQFKDAKGITVSLANDKPDPRVGAITHSPEAAFPLTKGNTSLKQALSDGIESQRKDGTITKLLTGAGLTEGLGKVADQQYVVPAS from the coding sequence ATGAAAATCCAGAAGCTCAAGCGCCCCGGTGCGCTGGCCGCCGTCGTCCTGCTCGCCGGTGTCGGCCTGACGGCCTGCGGAAGCTCCGGTTCGACGACGGCGTCGGCCGACTGCACGCCGAAGCACCAGGGCGTCACCACCGTCGCCTCGGGCAAGCTGACCGTGGGCGTCATCGACATCCCGCCCTTCAGCAGCTACAACAGCGGCAAGCCGAACGGCATCGACATCTCGATCGTGGACAAGATCGCCAAGGACGAATGCCTGACCCCGGTCTACCAGCAGGCGACCTACGCCGACGCCGTGCAGTCGATCTCCGGCGGCAGCATCGACCTGGCCGTCGGCACGATCGACGCCACCGAGAAGCGTCTGAAGGCTGTGGACTTCTCCGCCTCCACCTACCTGGACGGCATGGGCATCGCCACCAAGACCGGCGCCAAGACGGTGGCCGATCTGGAGAAGATGAACAAGGTCGGCACGATCGACGGTTACCTCTGGGTCGAGGACCTCAAGAAGATCCTGGGCGACAAGCTGGTCACCTACCCCTCCAGCGTGGAGCTGAAGGCGGACTTCGACGCCGGCCGTCTGGACGCGGACGTCGACGCCTACGGCGTGCAGGTGCTGCAGTTCAAGGACGCCAAGGGCATCACGGTCTCCCTGGCCAACGACAAGCCGGACCCCCGCGTCGGCGCCATCACCCACTCGCCGGAAGCGGCCTTCCCGCTGACCAAGGGCAACACCAGCCTGAAGCAGGCGCTCAGCGACGGCATCGAGTCGCAGCGCAAGGACGGCACCATCACCAAGCTCTTGACGGGCGCGGGTCTCACCGAAGGCCTGGGCAAGGTGGCCGACCAGCAGTACGTGGTCCCCGCCAGCTGA
- a CDS encoding ornithine cyclodeaminase family protein: MSLPYFDAAQVRARAPWRAAVDALAAALRHDVDPEQDGPRVFSPAPGGEFLLMPASGARYSGVKALTVAPGNPARGLEKIQGVYVLYSSDTLAPVALLDGTELTAIRTPAVTLLAVTRILAATPGGAPKDPSVLVFGAGVQALNHLRAAHALLPGARLGVVGRSEDRVRALVETLAAEGVDVEARTAADVGTADVILCATTSTTPLFDGAAVAPDAVVAAVGQHGLDAREVDAALVRRSDVVVEGRASALREAGDLIPARSAEGVAADPTGESAGPGGRRDRADPRKTLSLRGRGHGLGGPRHGRDGV, translated from the coding sequence ATGAGTCTGCCGTACTTCGACGCCGCACAGGTCCGGGCCCGCGCCCCCTGGCGTGCCGCCGTGGACGCCCTGGCCGCGGCGCTCCGCCACGACGTGGACCCCGAACAGGACGGCCCCCGCGTCTTCAGCCCGGCCCCGGGCGGCGAGTTCCTCCTGATGCCGGCCTCCGGCGCCCGGTACAGCGGCGTCAAGGCCCTGACCGTGGCCCCCGGCAACCCCGCGCGAGGCCTCGAGAAGATCCAGGGGGTGTACGTGCTCTACAGCTCGGACACCCTGGCGCCCGTGGCGCTCCTGGACGGCACCGAGCTGACGGCCATCCGGACCCCGGCGGTCACCCTGCTGGCGGTCACGCGGATCCTCGCGGCCACGCCGGGCGGAGCCCCGAAGGACCCGAGCGTCCTGGTGTTCGGCGCAGGCGTCCAGGCGCTCAATCACCTCCGCGCCGCTCACGCGCTTCTCCCGGGAGCGCGGCTCGGCGTCGTCGGCCGCAGCGAGGACCGTGTCCGCGCGCTCGTGGAGACTCTCGCCGCAGAGGGTGTCGACGTCGAGGCCCGGACGGCCGCGGATGTCGGCACGGCGGACGTGATCCTCTGTGCGACCACGTCCACGACGCCGCTCTTCGACGGCGCCGCCGTCGCGCCGGACGCCGTGGTGGCCGCCGTCGGGCAGCATGGCCTGGATGCCCGCGAGGTCGACGCCGCACTGGTGCGCCGCAGCGACGTGGTGGTCGAGGGGCGCGCCTCGGCGCTGCGGGAGGCCGGCGATCTGATCCCGGCGCGCAGCGCCGAGGGAGTGGCAGCGGATCCGACCGGCGAATCTGCGGGACCTGGTGGTCGACGGGATCGCGCGGACCCCCGGAAAACCCTGTCTTTACGCGGGCGTGGGCATGGCCTGGGAGGACCTCGTCACGGCCGCGATGGTGTATGA
- a CDS encoding DinB family protein — protein MTARMINAVGTGEKADLLGALAQAREFLSYTCRGVSEEDARKRTTVSELTLGGLIKHVTSVEQHWVDFIVNGPESAAATSSFSNLTEEDFARYADGFRLTDGETLAGALEDYRAAAEETERAVEGLEDLGVSHDLPATPWGEARSWSARRTLIHIIAETTQHAGHADIIREALDGQKTMG, from the coding sequence ATGACTGCACGGATGATCAACGCTGTGGGCACGGGCGAGAAGGCCGATCTGCTGGGTGCCCTGGCGCAGGCCCGCGAGTTCCTCAGCTACACCTGTCGCGGGGTGAGCGAAGAGGACGCCCGGAAGCGCACCACGGTCAGCGAGCTGACGCTCGGCGGCCTGATCAAGCACGTCACGTCGGTGGAGCAGCACTGGGTGGACTTCATCGTGAACGGCCCGGAGTCGGCGGCCGCTACGAGCAGCTTCTCGAACTTGACCGAGGAGGATTTCGCCCGTTACGCCGACGGGTTCCGGCTGACCGACGGCGAGACGCTGGCCGGCGCCCTGGAGGACTACCGGGCTGCCGCGGAGGAGACCGAGCGTGCGGTCGAGGGGCTGGAAGACCTCGGGGTCTCGCATGATCTCCCCGCGACGCCGTGGGGCGAAGCGCGGAGCTGGTCAGCGCGGCGCACGCTGATCCACATCATCGCCGAGACCACGCAGCACGCGGGGCACGCGGACATCATCCGGGAGGCCCTGGACGGTCAGAAGACCATGGGCTGA
- a CDS encoding helix-turn-helix transcriptional regulator, with the protein MSLSVLNEEETENMANTSSRTLRLLSLLQARRYWPGAELAGRLEVSVRTLRRDVERLRDLGYPVEAARGVDGGYQLASGAAMPPLLLDDEEAVALAIALRSAAQGAVSGVAEASVRALAKLVQVMPRGLRRRVEAIGAATESHFWEPVEEMIDPELLIIIGQACRDQERIGFDYTAADGRASTRHVEPLRMVRLGLRWYLVCYDLDRGDWRSFRLDRMSRPVPTGARFAPRTLPAENPVAFIRDRADKAPGPQDVVALVAAPEREVTERIGRWATASAVSDGSCRVTVHAKTLDWALLALGMLDADFTIESPRTAIDGARARGERLIRASGSQPLDAGR; encoded by the coding sequence GTGTCACTTTCCGTCCTCAATGAGGAGGAAACTGAGAACATGGCGAACACGAGTTCACGGACGCTCCGGCTGCTCTCCCTGCTGCAGGCACGACGGTACTGGCCGGGAGCGGAGCTGGCCGGGCGGCTGGAAGTCTCCGTCCGCACCCTCCGGCGCGACGTCGAGCGCCTCCGGGATCTGGGCTACCCCGTGGAGGCGGCGCGCGGAGTCGACGGCGGCTACCAGCTCGCGTCGGGGGCGGCCATGCCGCCGCTGCTGCTGGACGACGAGGAGGCCGTAGCCCTTGCGATCGCCTTGCGGTCGGCCGCCCAGGGGGCGGTGAGCGGGGTGGCCGAAGCCTCGGTGCGCGCATTGGCGAAACTCGTCCAGGTGATGCCGCGAGGGCTGAGGAGAAGGGTCGAGGCGATCGGGGCGGCCACCGAGAGCCACTTCTGGGAACCGGTCGAGGAGATGATCGATCCGGAACTCCTGATCATCATCGGGCAGGCCTGCCGGGACCAGGAGCGGATCGGATTCGACTACACCGCGGCCGACGGGCGCGCCAGCACTCGGCACGTCGAGCCTCTGCGCATGGTCCGCCTCGGGCTGCGGTGGTACCTGGTCTGCTACGACCTGGACCGCGGCGATTGGCGCTCCTTCCGTCTGGACCGGATGAGCCGGCCGGTCCCGACCGGCGCCCGGTTCGCCCCGCGGACCCTGCCCGCGGAGAACCCCGTCGCGTTCATCCGCGACCGGGCCGACAAGGCGCCGGGTCCGCAGGACGTGGTCGCACTGGTCGCAGCGCCGGAGCGCGAGGTGACCGAAAGGATCGGGCGGTGGGCCACGGCCTCGGCGGTCTCCGACGGCAGCTGCCGCGTGACCGTGCACGCGAAAACCCTGGACTGGGCGCTCCTCGCGCTCGGCATGCTCGACGCCGACTTCACCATCGAATCACCGCGGACCGCGATCGACGGCGCCCGGGCACGGGGCGAACGGCTGATCAGGGCGTCCGGGTCTCAGCCGCTCGACGCCGGCAGGTGA
- a CDS encoding amino acid ABC transporter permease has translation MNWFQQWADYMPQMLSGLGVSLFIAGVSIVIGYPLGLLLSVMVQRKNLVIRTLGLAIVEIGRGAPALVILYLVYYGLPKFGIAFESIQAACIALVWNAAAYSSEIIRAGLQSVARGQAEAAQVLGLSSRDTFFRVIMPQGMRSAIPGLMGVAIQMFQGTSLAYAIAVPELMKSAYNIGSQDFNYLQIFTLAGICYAAISMPATWITVYFEKRMSRHA, from the coding sequence ATGAACTGGTTTCAGCAATGGGCGGACTACATGCCCCAGATGCTGTCCGGGCTCGGCGTGAGTCTCTTCATCGCCGGGGTGTCGATCGTGATCGGCTACCCGCTCGGCCTGCTCCTGAGCGTCATGGTGCAGCGCAAGAACCTGGTCATCCGGACCCTGGGCCTTGCGATCGTCGAGATCGGCCGCGGCGCCCCCGCCCTCGTGATCCTGTACCTGGTCTACTACGGGCTGCCGAAGTTCGGCATCGCGTTCGAGAGCATCCAGGCCGCGTGCATCGCGCTCGTGTGGAACGCCGCGGCGTACTCGAGCGAGATCATCCGCGCGGGCCTGCAGTCCGTGGCCCGTGGGCAGGCCGAGGCGGCTCAGGTCCTGGGCCTGTCCTCCCGGGACACGTTCTTCCGCGTCATCATGCCGCAGGGCATGCGGTCGGCGATCCCGGGCCTGATGGGCGTGGCCATCCAGATGTTCCAGGGCACCTCACTGGCCTACGCCATCGCGGTCCCGGAGCTGATGAAGTCCGCCTACAACATCGGCAGCCAGGACTTCAACTACCTGCAGATCTTCACCCTGGCCGGCATCTGCTACGCCGCGATCTCCATGCCGGCCACCTGGATCACCGTCTACTTCGAAAAGCGCATGTCCCGTCATGCCTGA
- a CDS encoding amino acid ABC transporter permease: MEALTAVVQGLPMTLWLTLAAFAIGIVGAVPLSLALTSPVAPLRWAARLLVDLIRGVPIIVWLFLLKFGIHLGTFKFDPVNAAIVGLGVVSIAYLAEIYRGGIQAVPRGQLEASKALGLSGTTTFFGVVIPQAFRIVSPSIATYLVGLLKDSSIASTIIVAEMVFQSQSFARQHPTVEGILPYVIVGIIYIVLSLPVAFLSRRLDARMRKAIFV; encoded by the coding sequence ATGGAAGCGCTCACCGCCGTCGTCCAGGGCCTGCCCATGACGCTGTGGCTGACGCTGGCCGCGTTCGCCATCGGCATCGTCGGAGCGGTCCCGCTCTCCCTGGCCCTGACCTCGCCCGTGGCGCCGCTGCGCTGGGCCGCGCGACTGCTCGTGGACCTGATCCGCGGCGTGCCGATCATCGTCTGGCTGTTCCTGCTGAAGTTCGGCATCCACCTGGGGACGTTCAAGTTCGACCCCGTCAACGCCGCGATCGTGGGCCTGGGCGTGGTGTCGATCGCCTACCTGGCCGAGATCTACCGCGGCGGCATCCAGGCCGTGCCGCGCGGTCAGCTGGAGGCGTCCAAGGCGCTGGGCCTGTCGGGAACCACCACCTTCTTCGGCGTCGTGATCCCGCAGGCGTTCCGGATCGTCTCCCCGTCCATCGCCACATACCTGGTGGGCCTGCTGAAGGATTCCTCCATCGCCTCCACCATCATCGTGGCGGAGATGGTGTTCCAGTCCCAGTCGTTCGCCCGTCAGCACCCCACGGTGGAGGGCATCCTCCCGTACGTGATCGTGGGCATCATCTACATCGTCCTGAGCCTGCCGGTGGCCTTCCTGTCCCGGCGTCTCGACGCCCGCATGAGGAAGGCGATCTTCGTATGA
- a CDS encoding helix-turn-helix domain-containing protein, producing the protein MVENKLVVDGGGFIEDISSGVDTLLNVESFGKFGVSPQSAPTFSAEGVSFYTGNTGASDVVIEGGTYGIHHDPGIGSVKLSILSEGTMSVHSRNGSMVRSAGHGFVLRPGEDRTVEFSDGARVLIIETSKEILEGYTPGTVTKDPLQFGPGGTLSESILAFGTSVAHHRAAGPLNNYFIDQFLQEMVASVVLSVKGVSEAERRGRSGAFSQSQYLINGRYIDPSFSVTELASLLKMSVRNLQDIYAQQGKNVSQAIRDRRLQEAKRLLSDPVYINLTVEEVATYSGFDNTQRLRRAFETAKLPNPRAYRAQAMREAAAAG; encoded by the coding sequence GTGGTCGAGAACAAGCTGGTCGTCGACGGGGGTGGGTTCATCGAGGACATCAGTTCCGGCGTGGACACCCTTCTCAACGTCGAGAGCTTCGGCAAGTTCGGGGTTTCCCCACAGTCCGCTCCGACCTTCTCGGCCGAGGGGGTCAGCTTCTACACCGGCAACACGGGCGCCTCGGACGTGGTCATCGAGGGCGGGACCTATGGCATCCACCATGACCCGGGCATCGGATCGGTGAAGCTCTCGATCCTTTCCGAGGGGACGATGAGCGTGCATTCCCGCAACGGCAGCATGGTCCGATCGGCGGGCCATGGGTTCGTCCTCCGCCCCGGCGAGGACCGGACCGTTGAATTCTCCGACGGCGCGAGAGTCCTCATCATCGAGACGTCCAAAGAAATCCTCGAGGGATACACCCCTGGAACGGTCACTAAAGATCCCCTGCAGTTCGGGCCCGGGGGGACTCTTTCTGAGTCCATTCTCGCGTTCGGCACGTCTGTCGCACATCACCGCGCCGCGGGACCGCTCAACAACTATTTCATCGATCAATTCCTGCAGGAGATGGTCGCCAGTGTCGTCCTGAGTGTGAAAGGCGTCAGCGAGGCTGAGCGGCGTGGGCGATCGGGAGCTTTCAGTCAGTCCCAGTATTTGATCAACGGACGTTATATCGATCCGTCATTCTCGGTCACCGAACTGGCCTCTCTTCTGAAGATGTCGGTCCGGAATCTTCAGGACATTTATGCGCAGCAGGGAAAGAATGTCAGTCAGGCCATTCGCGATCGCAGGCTTCAGGAAGCCAAACGGCTCCTGAGTGATCCCGTGTATATCAATCTCACGGTCGAGGAGGTCGCGACCTATTCGGGATTCGACAATACGCAGCGGCTGCGCAGGGCTTTCGAGACCGCGAAGCTCCCGAATCCCCGCGCCTACCGGGCCCAGGCGATGCGGGAGGCCGCGGCAGCGGGCTGA
- a CDS encoding dihydrodipicolinate synthase family protein — protein sequence MTEVRKPWRGVHVATTLPFNDDLSVDYDAYAQNIAFLAAGGCDGVAPNGSLGEYQTLSDEERARVITTAIEAAPEGFTVMAGVGAYGGLQSLRWAEQAAEAGAQSVLALPPNTYRANEDEVVEHYRLVAKAGLPIVAYNNPIDTKVDLTPRLLARLHGEGLIVGVKEFSGDVRRPYEIKELAPELDIIMGADDTVLELGLAGAVGWVSGYPNAIPEISMELYRLAISDQGDDLARARDIYRDLHPLMRWDSKTEFVQAIKLSQDIVGQRGGVTRPPRGPLAPETVAAITRDTEAVLAKGYK from the coding sequence ATGACCGAAGTCCGTAAGCCGTGGCGTGGAGTCCACGTCGCCACCACCCTCCCGTTCAACGACGACCTGAGCGTGGACTACGACGCGTACGCCCAGAACATCGCCTTCCTCGCGGCCGGCGGCTGCGACGGCGTCGCCCCCAATGGGTCCCTGGGCGAGTACCAGACCCTCTCCGACGAGGAGCGGGCCCGCGTCATCACCACCGCCATCGAGGCCGCACCCGAGGGCTTCACCGTGATGGCCGGCGTCGGCGCGTATGGCGGACTGCAGTCGCTCCGCTGGGCCGAGCAGGCCGCCGAGGCCGGGGCGCAGTCCGTCCTGGCGCTGCCGCCGAACACCTACCGTGCCAATGAGGACGAGGTGGTGGAGCACTACCGCCTGGTGGCCAAGGCCGGCCTCCCGATCGTGGCGTACAACAACCCGATCGACACCAAGGTGGACCTCACGCCGCGCCTCCTCGCCCGCCTCCACGGCGAGGGCCTGATCGTGGGCGTCAAGGAGTTCAGCGGCGACGTCCGCCGTCCCTACGAGATCAAGGAACTCGCCCCGGAGCTGGACATCATCATGGGCGCGGACGACACTGTCCTGGAGCTCGGCCTCGCCGGGGCCGTGGGCTGGGTGTCCGGTTACCCGAACGCCATCCCGGAGATCTCCATGGAGCTCTACCGCCTGGCCATCTCGGACCAGGGCGACGACCTCGCCCGGGCACGGGACATCTACCGCGATCTGCACCCGCTGATGCGCTGGGACAGCAAGACCGAGTTCGTCCAGGCGATCAAGCTCTCCCAGGACATCGTGGGCCAGCGAGGCGGCGTGACCCGCCCGCCGCGCGGCCCGCTCGCCCCGGAAACGGTCGCCGCGATCACCCGGGACACGGAAGCCGTGCTCGCCAAGGGTTACAAATAA
- a CDS encoding NAD(P)/FAD-dependent oxidoreductase produces the protein MSRACDVLVIGAGVIGAATAYFAAKAGLSVTIVDQGLPASGTSSACEGNILVSDKELGPELELTRYSLSVWKGELAEHRHLWEFEAKGGIIVASRPSSLESLHRVMAVQRGFGVVVEELDPAALRRAEPHITPDALGGAYYPEDSQVQPMLVAAHLVRLATEAGAVFHAGATVTGMMRDGDRVTGVRTTRGDFPAGNVVNCTGTWAGEIGALAGVNVPVMPRRGFVMVTEPLPPMVHHKVYAAEYIDNVGSSDAGLQASPVVEGTPGGTILIGSTRERVGFDRSVSTAALRRLAQNATGLFPFLAGVRAIRHYHGFRPYCPDHLPVIGHDDRAPGLWHAAGHEGAGIGLSVGTGKLLSQALSGRTPDLDLTPFAPARFGAVAPTPLEATR, from the coding sequence ATGAGCAGGGCCTGCGATGTCCTGGTGATCGGCGCGGGAGTGATCGGCGCCGCCACCGCCTACTTCGCGGCGAAGGCCGGACTGTCCGTGACGATCGTGGACCAGGGCCTTCCCGCCAGCGGGACGTCGTCGGCCTGCGAGGGGAACATCCTCGTCTCGGACAAGGAACTCGGCCCGGAACTCGAACTGACCCGCTACTCGCTCTCCGTCTGGAAGGGCGAGCTCGCCGAACACCGCCATCTCTGGGAGTTCGAGGCGAAAGGCGGGATCATCGTCGCTTCGCGGCCCAGCAGCCTGGAGTCTCTGCACCGGGTGATGGCAGTGCAGCGCGGCTTCGGCGTCGTGGTCGAAGAGCTGGACCCGGCCGCCCTGCGCCGCGCCGAACCGCACATCACCCCCGACGCGCTCGGCGGCGCGTATTACCCGGAGGATTCGCAGGTCCAGCCCATGCTGGTGGCCGCGCACCTCGTGCGGCTGGCCACCGAGGCGGGCGCCGTGTTCCACGCAGGCGCCACCGTCACCGGCATGATGCGCGACGGCGACCGCGTCACCGGAGTCCGGACCACACGGGGCGACTTCCCCGCCGGGAACGTGGTCAACTGCACGGGGACCTGGGCCGGGGAGATCGGCGCGCTCGCGGGCGTCAACGTCCCCGTCATGCCGCGCCGCGGCTTCGTCATGGTCACCGAGCCGCTCCCGCCCATGGTCCATCACAAGGTGTACGCGGCCGAGTACATCGACAACGTCGGCAGCTCCGACGCCGGCCTGCAGGCGTCCCCGGTGGTCGAGGGGACGCCCGGCGGCACCATCCTGATCGGCTCCACCCGCGAACGCGTCGGCTTCGACCGGTCCGTCAGCACGGCGGCGCTGCGGCGGCTCGCGCAGAACGCCACGGGCCTCTTCCCGTTCCTCGCCGGCGTCCGGGCCATCCGGCACTATCACGGCTTCCGCCCCTACTGCCCGGACCACCTCCCCGTGATCGGCCACGATGACCGCGCCCCGGGACTCTGGCACGCCGCCGGTCACGAGGGCGCCGGGATCGGGCTTTCCGTCGGCACGGGAAAGCTCCTGTCGCAGGCGCTCAGCGGGCGCACGCCCGACCTCGACCTCACCCCCTTCGCTCCGGCGCGATTCGGCGCCGTCGCCCCGACCCCGCTGGAGGCCACCCGATGA